In one window of Poriferisphaera corsica DNA:
- the flgG gene encoding flagellar basal-body rod protein FlgG: MAISALHSAASGLSSLSTSLDVISNNLANMNTVGFKASRVNFEDLLYEQKAQPGVQNEESGFRPHGIQVGLGTRVSGTSIEFTQGDRIEDPNPYSMAINGEGFFRVQILSGLSEDGFGYTRAGNFSTNADGELVLGTTSGPRLDPPINIPDGTTTTRISETGGVYAVSGDGTEQQIGQVELYNFANPSGLTQIGGNIYVEGVASGPNIPGNPGDISFGRIQHKFLESSNVTPTTELVTLITTQRAFEMNSQTIKAADETLKVISNLKQ; encoded by the coding sequence ATGGCAATCTCGGCCTTACATTCAGCAGCATCTGGCCTATCTTCGCTATCGACGTCGCTTGATGTGATCTCTAACAACTTGGCGAATATGAATACCGTCGGGTTTAAAGCGTCACGCGTTAATTTCGAAGATTTGCTATACGAGCAAAAAGCTCAGCCGGGTGTTCAGAATGAAGAATCTGGCTTTCGTCCTCACGGGATTCAGGTTGGCCTAGGGACACGGGTAAGTGGTACGAGCATTGAGTTCACTCAAGGTGACCGCATCGAAGACCCCAACCCATACTCAATGGCTATTAATGGTGAAGGCTTCTTCCGTGTTCAGATCCTTAGCGGACTGTCAGAAGATGGCTTTGGCTATACCCGGGCAGGAAATTTTTCTACTAATGCCGACGGCGAACTTGTACTTGGAACCACCAGCGGTCCAAGGTTGGATCCACCAATTAATATTCCAGACGGCACCACTACAACACGCATCAGTGAAACCGGTGGGGTCTATGCGGTGAGCGGCGATGGGACTGAGCAACAGATTGGACAAGTTGAGCTATACAACTTTGCTAACCCATCGGGTCTAACGCAGATTGGTGGGAATATTTATGTTGAGGGTGTCGCTTCGGGACCCAATATTCCCGGAAATCCAGGTGATATTTCATTTGGTCGTATTCAGCATAAGTTCCTTGAATCATCCAACGTGACGCCCACGACTGAGTTAGTAACGCTGATTACAACACAACGTGCTTTTGAAATGAACAGCCAAACAATCAAGGCTGCTGACGAAACACTCAAGGTGATTAGTAACCTTAAGCAATAA
- a CDS encoding flagellar protein FlgN: MDKSIDNQINTLDLILQKQLQLHTSLLDLLKQKRNAIGSSDPSQMTNICELEQEKIHLIKQLENKRQQIVINVTKHLNPQATLPLTMQDIAQYIGGTEGDRLLIRRNQLRQKMEDVRQQASIAKRATESLMRHMQSIVQTITAASSGTASYGDSGVMNNRGMNMSSLNLTA, translated from the coding sequence ATGGATAAATCAATCGATAATCAAATCAACACGCTTGATCTAATCTTGCAAAAACAATTGCAATTACACACCTCATTACTCGATTTGCTCAAGCAAAAACGTAATGCGATCGGTAGCAGTGACCCCTCGCAAATGACAAATATCTGTGAGCTTGAGCAGGAAAAAATACATCTAATCAAGCAGCTGGAAAATAAACGCCAACAGATTGTTATTAACGTAACGAAGCATCTGAATCCACAAGCAACTCTGCCGCTAACAATGCAGGATATCGCGCAGTATATCGGCGGCACCGAAGGTGATCGGCTGCTCATACGACGAAACCAATTACGCCAAAAGATGGAAGATGTACGCCAGCAAGCGTCAATCGCGAAACGCGCAACCGAGTCACTCATGCGTCACATGCAAAGTATTGTGCAAACAATCACAGCCGCCTCATCAGGGACTGCTTCATATGGCGATAGCGGCGTCATGAATAACCGAGGCATGAACATGAGTTCATTGAACTTAACTGCCTAA
- a CDS encoding flagellin N-terminal helical domain-containing protein: MSGYGSIVGRTTMNLNSNALRYNLNRTQLEMFKVQQQLQTNQKYAAPSDGASATSAILQLTQQLQAREQWNLNLNEAKSSLDTIDSSLSEITKTLLESISIGSSQIGTGSTEDTRKDQAKVIDEQLKSILTLVNQQYSGLSLFGGNNGASNGGKVFEDFMGGIRYVGGSDNLQTNFGGINKQDFTSNGLDAFGALSSRIESNVDLQIKATPETRLEDIEGADQLGIRDGGIRVNVNGSEIYVNLSSAETMGDVVTRVNDAINLSAPGAGSLAVTDEGFSLSATAGNNITISESGGGATASDLGIKLTATPGTTVNGPSVNPKLTPQTELSSFGSSVDFASGLKVTQGGVTKTIDFSSAQTVEDMMNIVDQAELGIKLQINEAGTGFNLISEVSGIRLTVGENGGTTAHDLGISSLGDQTRLDSFREGLGVESVHDKTDFRVTTHDGTTFEVDVTGANTVKDVIDRINDAATTAGLTVGTDFSVGYASDGTGITFSDNTTGTSDFQIENINESQAAEHLGIAKNAGATNSFTSDDNAKVVVQNIFTNLMDLSAALYKNDVSGITFATDKLEDRNKEVILARAASSVDANRVALQLERSLELETSEKSMLSLIQEVDTTEAITQFQMLQVQLQASLQLGAQNMQNSLMNFLR, translated from the coding sequence ATGAGTGGATACGGCTCAATCGTCGGACGCACAACCATGAATCTCAACTCAAATGCACTGCGATACAATCTCAATCGTACGCAGCTTGAGATGTTCAAAGTCCAGCAGCAACTTCAGACCAACCAAAAATATGCTGCGCCTTCCGATGGTGCAAGCGCAACCTCCGCTATCTTGCAGCTCACACAACAGCTGCAAGCTCGTGAGCAATGGAACCTTAACCTGAACGAAGCCAAAAGCTCGCTTGATACAATCGATAGCTCGCTGAGCGAGATCACAAAAACACTTCTTGAATCCATCAGCATTGGCTCCAGCCAAATCGGTACCGGTTCAACCGAAGATACACGTAAAGATCAGGCCAAAGTGATTGATGAGCAACTCAAGTCAATCCTCACACTTGTTAATCAGCAATATAGCGGCCTTTCACTTTTCGGTGGAAACAATGGCGCCAGCAACGGCGGCAAGGTCTTTGAAGATTTTATGGGTGGCATCCGCTATGTTGGCGGCTCAGATAATCTCCAAACAAACTTCGGTGGCATTAACAAACAAGATTTCACTTCGAATGGGCTTGATGCTTTCGGGGCTCTCTCCTCACGCATTGAATCAAATGTCGACCTCCAGATTAAAGCAACACCTGAGACCCGCCTCGAAGATATTGAAGGCGCTGATCAGCTTGGTATCCGAGACGGCGGCATCCGCGTAAACGTCAACGGTTCCGAAATCTACGTTAATCTTTCTTCTGCCGAAACCATGGGCGATGTCGTCACGCGTGTTAATGATGCGATCAACCTATCTGCTCCTGGTGCGGGTTCACTCGCTGTCACAGACGAAGGTTTCTCACTTTCCGCCACAGCGGGCAACAACATTACCATTTCCGAATCCGGCGGCGGTGCGACCGCTTCGGATCTCGGCATCAAACTGACCGCCACGCCAGGCACCACCGTCAACGGCCCATCCGTAAACCCAAAACTAACTCCTCAAACAGAACTGTCTTCGTTTGGCTCATCCGTCGACTTTGCCAGCGGACTGAAAGTTACGCAAGGCGGTGTCACAAAAACAATCGATTTTAGCAGTGCGCAAACTGTCGAAGATATGATGAATATCGTTGACCAGGCTGAGCTTGGCATCAAGCTTCAAATCAACGAAGCAGGCACGGGCTTCAATCTCATATCTGAGGTCAGCGGCATCCGTCTAACGGTTGGCGAAAACGGCGGCACAACCGCTCATGATCTCGGCATCTCATCGCTAGGCGATCAAACCCGCCTCGACTCCTTCCGTGAAGGGCTTGGCGTTGAGTCAGTCCATGATAAAACAGATTTCCGCGTGACAACTCACGACGGCACGACATTCGAAGTCGATGTTACCGGTGCAAACACCGTCAAAGACGTGATTGATCGCATTAATGATGCCGCCACCACTGCTGGTCTAACGGTTGGTACTGATTTCTCTGTTGGTTATGCCTCAGACGGCACTGGCATCACTTTTTCCGATAACACAACTGGCACGAGTGATTTTCAGATCGAAAATATCAACGAATCACAAGCCGCGGAACATTTGGGGATCGCTAAAAACGCAGGCGCTACAAACAGCTTTACAAGCGACGATAACGCGAAGGTTGTCGTGCAGAATATTTTTACGAATTTAATGGATTTATCTGCAGCTTTGTACAAAAACGATGTCTCTGGCATCACTTTTGCTACAGATAAATTAGAGGATAGAAATAAAGAAGTGATTCTGGCTCGCGCAGCATCAAGCGTGGACGCGAACAGAGTCGCTTTGCAGCTCGAACGGTCGCTTGAACTTGAAACATCGGAAAAATCAATGCTTTCCCTTATTCAAGAGGTCGACACAACTGAGGCAATCACTCAGTTCCAGATGCTGCAAGTACAACTGCAGGCCTCCTTACAACTAGGAGCGCAAAACATGCAGAATAGCCTAATGAATTTCTTGCGCTAG
- the flgA gene encoding flagellar basal body P-ring formation chaperone FlgA, with protein MNSKTWMLFATLTVLLTVCMRTDANTIRLHDQITVNGPTVELQEIAEIDGEYASQFAELTVGSFSNVTQLKISMKNVRELLTSEKANWGLLSLVGFQQSVVSLIEPLPEVIETQSTEPIISNSVARMTIDQPISLKSFVVKKIAERLKLDSNDLKIEFKSRDSEYLSQSVLGKTYEVSFKGRNTLGRVTLAIRRYELSRVIEEYYIYPSISRKIAGLKANHSFRTGDIIKPGSVQIIDKWIDKQEGEPIQSIDLAIGHAVKRPIREGSFIYPRDIKLPALIKRNQFVSVRAISGRLVVRTTAKALEDGGLNDIINVKHIKTNETYNILVTGRGQGTVIKSIPAVELSDHVMTTIEDTQS; from the coding sequence ATGAATAGCAAAACATGGATGTTGTTTGCTACGCTCACAGTACTGTTGACAGTCTGCATGCGAACGGATGCGAATACGATCCGTTTACACGATCAGATCACGGTTAATGGGCCAACTGTTGAGTTGCAAGAAATCGCAGAAATTGATGGTGAATACGCCAGCCAATTTGCGGAGTTAACCGTTGGCTCTTTTTCCAATGTGACGCAGTTAAAGATCAGCATGAAAAATGTGCGTGAGTTGCTGACGAGTGAAAAAGCCAACTGGGGCTTGTTATCACTAGTCGGTTTCCAGCAATCAGTCGTTTCTTTGATAGAACCTCTTCCTGAGGTGATCGAAACTCAATCAACCGAACCAATCATTAGTAATTCGGTTGCACGCATGACGATTGATCAACCCATTTCACTAAAATCATTTGTTGTGAAAAAGATTGCAGAGCGTCTGAAACTAGATTCGAATGATCTTAAAATTGAGTTCAAAAGTAGAGATTCCGAGTATCTGTCGCAAAGTGTGTTAGGCAAAACATACGAAGTTTCTTTTAAAGGTCGAAATACACTTGGCCGCGTAACGCTTGCAATAAGACGTTACGAACTATCCCGGGTTATTGAAGAATACTATATCTATCCAAGTATTAGCCGGAAAATTGCAGGTTTAAAAGCTAACCATTCGTTTCGTACGGGTGACATTATTAAGCCTGGATCCGTCCAAATAATTGATAAATGGATTGATAAACAAGAAGGTGAACCTATCCAAAGTATTGATCTCGCAATCGGCCACGCGGTAAAGCGTCCGATTCGTGAGGGATCTTTTATTTATCCAAGAGATATCAAATTACCCGCACTAATTAAACGTAATCAGTTTGTTAGTGTTCGTGCTATTTCTGGCAGGCTTGTTGTCAGAACAACTGCCAAAGCGCTAGAGGATGGTGGACTAAATGACATCATTAATGTTAAGCACATCAAAACCAATGAAACGTACAACATTCTCGTAACAGGTCGCGGTCAAGGCACAGTAATTAAATCTATACCAGCCGTGGAATTGTCAGATCATGTGATGACAACCATTGAGGATACACAGTCATGA
- a CDS encoding ABC transporter ATP-binding protein, with the protein MSNPQETFAIQAHNLTIQRGNTTILNNLNCTIKAGQAVAILGPNGCGKTTFARTILGHIFPTSGSLQILGRTIGETNIPKLRKHIGIVNPTTDTSSIHTTGAIVDARLSTLQAVCTGFFATIGLYDTPSPTQIETASQYLHAVGLSHRQDHRFATLSTGEQRRALIARALVHHPQLLILDEPTAGLDIAGREQILATIEMILAKPNPPALIMITHHVEELSPRTSNVFLMRDGQFINQGPPSDIITPESLTQTFGCKVFVKKIHGRFWLEVLPEAWLDLV; encoded by the coding sequence ATGAGCAATCCCCAAGAAACATTCGCTATACAAGCCCACAACCTCACCATACAACGCGGCAACACCACCATCCTCAACAACCTCAACTGCACCATCAAGGCAGGCCAAGCTGTCGCAATCCTCGGGCCCAATGGCTGCGGCAAAACAACCTTCGCCCGCACCATCCTCGGACACATCTTCCCAACCAGCGGCTCACTCCAAATCCTCGGCCGCACCATCGGCGAAACCAACATCCCCAAACTCCGCAAGCACATAGGCATCGTCAATCCAACGACCGACACCTCATCCATCCACACCACTGGCGCTATTGTTGACGCCCGTCTCTCGACGCTCCAAGCTGTCTGCACCGGCTTCTTCGCAACCATCGGCCTATACGACACACCATCACCGACACAAATCGAAACCGCCTCCCAATACCTTCATGCTGTCGGCCTGTCCCATCGCCAAGACCATCGTTTCGCCACACTCTCAACGGGCGAACAACGCCGCGCTCTCATCGCACGCGCCCTTGTCCATCACCCGCAACTACTCATCCTCGACGAGCCGACTGCAGGCCTTGATATCGCCGGACGCGAACAAATCCTCGCAACCATCGAAATGATCCTCGCAAAACCCAATCCTCCTGCCCTGATCATGATCACCCATCACGTCGAAGAACTCTCGCCACGCACCTCGAATGTCTTCCTCATGCGTGACGGTCAATTCATCAATCAAGGCCCTCCTTCTGACATCATCACCCCAGAATCTCTCACCCAAACCTTCGGTTGCAAAGTCTTCGTCAAAAAGATCCACGGCCGCTTCTGGCTTGAAGTCCTCCCCGAAGCGTGGCTTGATCTCGTCTAA
- a CDS encoding flagellar basal body P-ring protein FlgI produces MKKIHQQFICFAVFSLFILATLQQVSAVQIMDIARPKGAETSSLTAYGLVVGLNGTGDGGKFDATNRALAQTIAHLTDETVTASEMSSSKNVALVAISAEIPASGVREGDRIEVKVSAVGSAKSLEGGRLFLSPMIGPYPNAPIFAMAEGAVQINANTPTSGVIYRGAQLTRDVTTRFLDEYGNITLVLDEQHAQLNIAVLLADQINAEHNPDDFSGDPRRTSQIAWAQDAKNVKVNVPLEYRQHVAQFLAKIMSTYIPKDFMRGQAVVYINMKEETIAVDGAVEISPVGISNSGLEISTITPAPVASPINPIVERNRFVAMNAKEDDSPQLNDLIDTFNQLKTPMKDRISIIKAMHKSGNIHAKLIIE; encoded by the coding sequence ATGAAAAAGATTCATCAACAATTCATTTGTTTCGCAGTGTTTAGCCTCTTTATATTGGCGACACTTCAGCAAGTCAGTGCTGTGCAGATTATGGATATCGCTAGGCCCAAAGGTGCTGAAACCAGTTCCCTAACCGCTTACGGCTTGGTTGTTGGTTTGAATGGAACTGGAGATGGCGGAAAGTTTGATGCGACTAATCGTGCATTAGCACAAACAATCGCCCATCTAACAGATGAAACAGTGACCGCCTCTGAAATGTCATCGTCAAAGAACGTTGCGCTGGTCGCAATCTCAGCTGAAATACCTGCCTCCGGTGTTCGAGAAGGTGATCGTATCGAAGTCAAGGTGAGCGCCGTCGGATCAGCAAAAAGTCTCGAAGGTGGCCGCTTATTCCTCTCGCCAATGATCGGCCCATACCCTAATGCACCAATTTTTGCGATGGCAGAAGGTGCTGTTCAGATTAATGCAAACACGCCAACCAGCGGAGTGATTTATAGAGGGGCACAGCTGACTCGTGATGTGACTACACGCTTCCTCGATGAGTACGGCAACATTACTCTCGTACTTGATGAGCAGCACGCACAACTCAATATTGCTGTGTTGCTCGCTGATCAAATCAATGCAGAACACAATCCAGATGATTTTTCTGGCGACCCAAGAAGAACAAGTCAAATTGCATGGGCTCAGGATGCAAAAAACGTCAAAGTCAACGTCCCACTCGAATACCGTCAGCATGTCGCACAGTTTTTAGCCAAGATCATGTCGACCTATATCCCCAAAGATTTTATGCGTGGACAGGCCGTTGTGTATATCAACATGAAAGAAGAAACAATCGCGGTTGATGGTGCTGTTGAGATATCACCGGTTGGTATTTCAAACAGTGGTTTGGAAATTTCAACGATCACACCAGCCCCAGTCGCCTCACCAATAAATCCAATTGTTGAAAGAAATCGATTCGTTGCAATGAATGCAAAGGAAGATGATAGCCCACAGCTGAATGATCTCATTGATACCTTTAACCAATTAAAGACGCCGATGAAAGATCGAATCAGCATTATCAAAGCCATGCATAAAAGTGGCAATATCCACGCAAAACTCATTATCGAATAA
- a CDS encoding PEP-CTERM sorting domain-containing protein, protein MRFNSLLMALPAVALTTGIASADTASYKVGELDPFANTTYALDTTNDGGIVLGSDMRMWSMGDNWNQVSVGSTSTHDWTPQIVSEGGNDHTVIEGVRVPIMRFDVSSMAGNYDAITGGTLEITLYDRQAGAPSFMFDVKTLTSANAGWTFGTTADQAWANYGASGAYKGYQGNDVWDNWAANSNAYFGFQPGNFDQTLNISKTLVDGVETQLNKRVIDGEGNETWVATNNMYSAADTNSADGKHAMTYVIDLSAELIEEWIADPTNAGFAIVASEVIRDAEGNLPTTNPLPAAIGSLNDNIAAYRPVLNIDYTTVPEPASLALFGIGALAMLRRKH, encoded by the coding sequence ATGCGTTTCAATTCACTACTTATGGCTCTTCCAGCCGTCGCTCTGACAACAGGCATCGCTTCAGCTGACACCGCTTCTTACAAAGTCGGTGAGCTCGATCCATTCGCCAATACAACCTATGCCCTCGACACAACCAACGATGGCGGTATCGTTCTCGGTAGCGACATGCGTATGTGGTCAATGGGCGACAACTGGAACCAGGTTTCTGTTGGCAGCACTTCCACACACGACTGGACACCTCAAATCGTGTCAGAAGGTGGCAACGATCACACCGTTATCGAGGGTGTTCGCGTACCTATCATGCGTTTCGATGTCTCCAGCATGGCTGGCAATTACGACGCGATCACAGGTGGTACACTCGAAATTACGCTGTATGATCGCCAAGCAGGTGCTCCATCCTTCATGTTCGATGTTAAAACACTAACATCGGCAAATGCTGGCTGGACATTCGGTACAACGGCTGACCAAGCATGGGCTAACTACGGCGCCTCAGGTGCTTACAAGGGCTATCAAGGCAACGACGTATGGGACAACTGGGCTGCGAACAGCAACGCCTACTTCGGCTTCCAACCTGGCAACTTCGATCAAACCCTCAACATCAGCAAAACGCTCGTTGACGGTGTCGAAACACAACTCAACAAGCGTGTTATTGATGGCGAAGGCAATGAAACTTGGGTTGCTACCAACAATATGTACTCTGCTGCTGACACAAACTCTGCTGACGGTAAGCACGCTATGACATACGTCATCGATCTTTCCGCAGAACTCATTGAAGAATGGATCGCAGATCCAACCAACGCAGGTTTCGCAATCGTAGCTTCAGAAGTCATTCGTGACGCAGAAGGCAATCTCCCTACGACCAATCCACTCCCAGCCGCGATCGGTTCACTCAATGACAACATCGCAGCTTACCGCCCTGTCCTCAACATCGATTACACCACAGTTCCAGAGCCAGCTTCACTCGCTCTCTTCGGTATCGGTGCCCTCGCGATGCTCCGCAGAAAACACTAA
- a CDS encoding flagellar hook-basal body protein, with translation MNYGLYISASGVLTNMYRQDVYANNLANMKTTGFKADLAALMQRDPESVEDQLGMDVSNDLLDKLGGGVLAAPMQIAFNQGKLETTGQRTDVALLEADQFFAVQQQNRDGSSTIRLSRDGNLTLNSEGYLVQSNGQKILDDGDTPILLQPGLFEITSTGLVRQNDETVAQLQVTTFKDLEQLYKVGQNMLGFKHDLREMIDNPSVSPGQLESSSVDPIKAMMDVMAASKAVTGNARMIQYHDTLMNHAVNRLGKISA, from the coding sequence ATGAACTACGGATTGTACATCTCTGCTTCGGGCGTGTTGACGAACATGTATCGTCAGGACGTTTATGCCAACAATTTGGCGAACATGAAGACGACAGGCTTCAAGGCTGATCTCGCAGCTTTGATGCAACGTGATCCCGAGTCGGTGGAAGACCAGCTTGGGATGGACGTGTCGAATGATCTTTTAGACAAGCTTGGTGGCGGTGTGCTGGCCGCTCCGATGCAGATTGCATTTAATCAAGGCAAGCTTGAGACAACTGGGCAACGTACAGATGTTGCTTTGCTAGAAGCAGATCAGTTTTTTGCTGTGCAACAACAAAATCGGGATGGTTCCTCGACAATCAGACTTTCGCGCGATGGCAACTTAACGCTCAATAGCGAAGGATATCTGGTTCAGTCGAATGGCCAGAAAATTCTCGATGATGGCGATACGCCAATCTTGCTGCAGCCAGGTTTATTCGAAATTACCAGCACGGGTCTTGTCAGGCAGAACGATGAGACTGTCGCACAGCTCCAAGTTACAACGTTCAAAGATTTAGAGCAGCTCTATAAAGTCGGCCAAAACATGCTTGGTTTTAAGCATGATTTGCGAGAAATGATCGACAATCCATCAGTTAGCCCGGGCCAATTGGAATCTTCATCGGTTGATCCGATTAAAGCCATGATGGACGTGATGGCAGCAAGCAAAGCAGTTACTGGGAATGCAAGAATGATTCAGTATCACGACACATTAATGAATCACGCGGTCAATCGTTTAGGAAAAATATCAGCCTAA
- the flgK gene encoding flagellar hook-associated protein FlgK: MGLNTALQIGRSGLLTAQTALELTGNNLANAATPGYHRNNVVLSAVASQRLGPNVYLGQGVQLDSIVRQTDEALEARIRGSISDGSYSQTRTDLLKQIESIEGEFTTVNVSSKLGKFFDSWSGLASKPQDDAKRTIVISESETLARHIQQIDSEIKDLRGQTDSAIKQSVVSVNDTLEQIGQLNQQIALSEQGTGNASSLRDQRDQLLAELSKYMDVSTVEMPSGSVDVYVGSIPIVMNGQPQRIEVAYDTINGVSTPVIKAGKDKDPLVMNGGQLGALIDYRTIDLEKTIDSLDSLAKQLIFEVNKQHSQSQGLSGFTDITGTYTVQDSSAALNSVAAGMEFTPEHGSFKIHVKDKSTGQMTTSVINIDLDGIGGDDTSLDSLVAQINSVAGISASISPSGQIKLNADGSNLEMSFSEDSSGVLAALGVNTFFDGYNATTIAVNDVIKSDSSKIASGRGHLAGDNTAALAIDALRDEPIDGFNGTSITDFWNKHVQDLAVNISQSNSQATADQTVKNSLEAQQQSISGVNVDEETINLMKYQQAYQASARYLSTVQQLMETLLSLA; the protein is encoded by the coding sequence ATGGGTTTAAATACCGCATTACAAATCGGCCGATCAGGATTACTCACCGCTCAAACTGCTTTGGAGTTGACCGGTAATAATCTTGCGAATGCCGCAACGCCCGGCTACCACCGCAATAATGTTGTGCTTTCCGCGGTTGCTTCTCAAAGATTAGGCCCCAACGTTTATCTTGGCCAAGGTGTTCAGCTAGATAGTATCGTTCGTCAGACTGACGAAGCGCTTGAAGCCCGGATTCGTGGTTCAATCTCAGATGGTTCGTATTCTCAGACACGTACTGATTTGCTCAAACAAATCGAATCAATCGAAGGTGAATTTACCACCGTTAATGTCTCCAGTAAGCTAGGCAAATTCTTTGATTCATGGAGTGGTCTTGCGTCCAAACCACAGGATGATGCAAAGCGCACAATCGTTATTTCCGAATCTGAAACGCTAGCTCGCCACATTCAACAGATTGATAGCGAAATCAAGGACCTGCGAGGGCAAACCGATAGCGCCATCAAGCAAAGTGTCGTTTCCGTCAATGATACGCTTGAGCAAATCGGTCAGCTCAATCAACAGATCGCACTCAGTGAACAGGGGACAGGCAATGCTTCTTCTCTCCGTGATCAACGTGACCAATTACTCGCTGAGCTTTCGAAGTACATGGATGTTTCAACCGTCGAAATGCCCAGTGGTAGTGTCGATGTTTATGTTGGCTCAATTCCGATTGTGATGAACGGGCAACCACAGCGCATTGAAGTTGCGTACGACACAATCAATGGTGTTTCAACACCTGTCATCAAAGCTGGCAAAGATAAAGATCCACTCGTGATGAATGGTGGCCAGCTCGGAGCTCTCATTGATTACCGCACCATTGATCTCGAAAAAACAATCGATTCTCTCGATTCACTTGCAAAACAGCTGATTTTTGAGGTCAACAAGCAACACTCCCAATCGCAAGGCCTTTCAGGCTTCACAGATATCACCGGCACTTACACAGTACAGGATTCCTCTGCCGCTCTTAATTCAGTCGCAGCAGGCATGGAATTCACGCCAGAACATGGCAGCTTCAAAATCCATGTCAAGGATAAAAGCACAGGTCAGATGACAACCTCCGTTATCAATATCGATCTTGATGGTATTGGTGGCGACGATACCTCACTTGATTCACTCGTTGCTCAGATCAACAGCGTAGCCGGCATATCCGCTTCAATCTCACCTTCTGGCCAGATCAAACTCAACGCTGATGGCTCAAATCTTGAAATGTCATTCAGTGAGGATTCGAGTGGTGTACTTGCTGCACTCGGGGTGAATACATTCTTCGATGGCTACAACGCCACAACAATCGCTGTAAACGATGTAATCAAAAGTGATTCTTCAAAAATCGCTTCAGGTCGCGGTCATCTTGCTGGTGATAATACAGCCGCTCTGGCGATTGACGCTTTACGCGACGAGCCTATTGATGGTTTTAATGGTACGTCAATCACAGATTTTTGGAACAAGCATGTCCAAGATCTCGCGGTCAATATTTCACAGTCAAACAGTCAAGCGACAGCTGACCAAACCGTTAAAAACAGTCTAGAAGCACAACAGCAATCTATCTCCGGTGTCAATGTTGATGAAGAAACCATCAACCTGATGAAATACCAACAAGCATACCAGGCTTCTGCCCGTTACCTCAGTACCGTTCAGCAGCTTATGGAAACACTGCTCTCACTTGCCTAA
- a CDS encoding flagellar basal body L-ring protein FlgH, whose product MNKMILLILLSACVSLDRVAAQTSSLYVTEEAASSIRVPYQRNGSSLDRRLAVSVSQASFTAVRLPELRQFAKHDLIQIIIQESTSSDFKSSMDTGKETTIEGNVTNLPKFQLADLLELRIDPNGVTNPLKIGADYKQEFKGDGDIKKTETITGRIQARVIDVKPNGTLVLEARKYNQVDDEVVEIVLTGTCRAEDVSSMNTITSSQLYDLHLVKKHSGELRKATKKGILTRIAETIFNF is encoded by the coding sequence ATGAATAAAATGATCCTTCTTATCCTACTAAGTGCTTGTGTTTCACTTGATAGAGTCGCAGCCCAGACATCTTCCCTTTATGTCACAGAAGAAGCAGCGTCAAGCATCCGTGTGCCATATCAACGTAATGGGTCGAGCCTTGACCGACGTCTTGCAGTGTCAGTTTCACAAGCAAGCTTTACAGCGGTTCGTTTGCCTGAACTTCGTCAATTCGCAAAACATGATCTGATTCAGATCATTATTCAAGAATCCACATCAAGTGACTTTAAGTCATCAATGGATACCGGTAAGGAAACGACGATTGAAGGTAATGTGACGAATCTACCTAAGTTTCAACTTGCAGACTTACTTGAGCTTCGCATTGATCCCAACGGCGTGACTAATCCGCTGAAAATCGGCGCTGATTATAAGCAAGAGTTTAAGGGTGACGGGGATATCAAAAAGACAGAAACGATTACGGGCAGGATTCAAGCGCGTGTCATCGATGTTAAACCAAACGGAACCCTCGTACTTGAAGCACGCAAATACAATCAGGTAGACGATGAAGTTGTCGAGATCGTCCTGACAGGCACATGTCGTGCTGAAGACGTTTCCTCCATGAACACCATCACCTCAAGTCAGCTTTATGACTTGCATTTGGTTAAGAAGCACTCCGGAGAACTCCGCAAAGCGACTAAGAAGGGCATTCTTACTCGCATAGCAGAGACTATTTTCAACTTTTAA